A single window of Jiangella alkaliphila DNA harbors:
- a CDS encoding potassium channel family protein translates to MQTKSSVHLPAPADVVDPLRLLTQRVIIAVSVLVLTALLVYVDREGYNDNSDGSVDLLDAFYYTTVSLSTTGYGDIAPTSDTARLVNIVLITPLRVLFLIVLIGTTLETLTTRSREQVRLNRWRKKLRDHTVVIGYGVKGRSAVNTMLANGMSVETLVVVDPDPAAIAEANEQGLVAVMGDATRTEVLRRAGVPTANRIVITTARDDASVLATLTCRQLNQTANIVVSVREADNLALVRQGGANEVVTSSDAVGRILGLATVSPALGHVLEDLTTSGVGLEVAERLVSPREEGKQPRQIADLVVAVVRDGDELPFHSPAIGHLVRGDRLIVIRPSEEYPWARREDAHEPPPEEEPEDPADRPPGGI, encoded by the coding sequence GTGCAGACCAAGAGCTCCGTCCATCTACCGGCGCCCGCCGATGTGGTCGACCCGCTGCGCCTGCTGACCCAGCGGGTCATCATCGCGGTCTCGGTGCTGGTGCTGACGGCCCTGCTCGTCTACGTCGACCGCGAGGGCTACAACGACAATTCCGACGGCTCGGTCGACCTGCTGGACGCGTTCTACTACACGACCGTCTCGCTCTCGACCACCGGCTACGGTGACATCGCGCCGACGTCGGACACCGCGCGGCTGGTCAACATCGTGCTGATCACGCCGCTGCGCGTGCTGTTCCTGATCGTCCTCATCGGCACGACTCTGGAGACCCTGACCACCCGGAGCCGGGAGCAGGTGCGGCTCAACCGCTGGAGGAAGAAGTTGCGCGACCACACCGTCGTCATCGGCTACGGCGTCAAGGGGCGCAGCGCGGTGAACACGATGCTCGCGAACGGCATGTCGGTCGAGACGCTCGTCGTCGTCGACCCCGATCCGGCCGCGATCGCCGAGGCCAACGAGCAGGGACTGGTCGCCGTCATGGGCGACGCCACCCGCACCGAGGTGCTGCGCCGGGCCGGCGTGCCGACCGCCAACCGCATCGTCATCACCACGGCCCGCGACGACGCCAGCGTGCTGGCCACGCTCACCTGCCGCCAGCTCAACCAGACCGCGAACATCGTCGTGTCGGTCCGCGAGGCCGACAACCTCGCGCTGGTCCGTCAGGGCGGCGCCAACGAGGTCGTCACGTCGTCCGACGCGGTCGGCCGGATACTGGGCCTGGCCACGGTCAGCCCGGCGCTCGGCCACGTCCTCGAGGACCTCACCACCTCCGGCGTCGGCCTCGAGGTGGCCGAGCGGCTGGTCTCGCCGCGCGAGGAGGGCAAGCAACCGCGGCAGATCGCCGACCTCGTGGTGGCGGTGGTCCGCGACGGCGACGAGCTGCCGTTCCACTCGCCGGCCATCGGGCACCTCGTCCGCGGCGACCGCCTCATCGTCATCCGGCCGTCCGAGGAGTACCCCTGGGCCCGGCGCGAGGACGCCCACGAGCCGCCGCCCGAGGAGGAGCCCGAGGACCCGGC